One region of Rhodophyticola sp. CCM32 genomic DNA includes:
- a CDS encoding DUF302 domain-containing protein has product MRYLSLLFLILSTGFATAQSVDPRDGWVVMETDKPFETLLEDLSSAVSDEGFAVVTQAGPTGAARSRGIEIPENRVVGVFNNIYAVRILGLSTAAMIEAPVRFYLTEDEDGTATLSYKTPGFVFAPYMEEGGPDLAAAAAELDTSFLAIANAAVR; this is encoded by the coding sequence ATGCGATATCTCTCCCTTCTCTTTCTGATCCTGTCCACCGGTTTTGCCACGGCCCAATCCGTTGATCCGCGCGACGGATGGGTTGTGATGGAGACCGATAAACCGTTCGAGACCCTGCTGGAGGATTTGAGCAGTGCTGTGTCTGATGAAGGGTTCGCCGTTGTGACCCAGGCCGGGCCGACGGGTGCTGCAAGGTCGCGGGGGATCGAGATCCCCGAGAACCGGGTGGTTGGCGTGTTCAACAATATTTATGCGGTGCGTATCCTTGGCCTGTCCACCGCCGCGATGATCGAGGCGCCGGTGCGGTTCTACCTGACCGAGGATGAGGATGGCACCGCCACCCTGTCCTACAAGACGCCGGGTTTTGTCTTTGCGCCCTATATGGAGGAGGGCGGCCCCGATCTGGCCGCGGCTGCCGCCGAACTGGATACATCCTTTCTGGCTATCGCCAACGCGGCTGTGCGCTGA
- a CDS encoding peptidoglycan -binding protein encodes MAFQRRAGTRFTASIWPGFVDAITALLMVMIFLLTIFMVVQYVLNEEISTQDDELNALNAQLNDLADALGLAQGSNARLEDRVSTLSTDLSEAQAQSDLQAALIASLNAESEAQAARIASFEEQVASLIAANTDLTDDRDAARAEITERISQAEALELALATARSEIDEAAEAARLAAASREAFEAMIAELQAEAATTEASLAQTLAALQAEEAETAALSAERAGLQTDLDAAEAARLAEIAAAEALRARLAEAETALSDEETARLAEAAAAEALRARLENADAELTAMALALEEQRREAEDTLTLLAAATQAEDNLAARLAAALAEGSAQGDAAAALEAALAEAEARVTSLQGDSETREERLSALEVALAEALAAQQLAEADLDSSLSEAEIRAALLAQANLELETAEALSAESQRQVAALNEQVAALRAQLGGLQTLLDASAARDAEAEVQIDALGAQLNTALAQLAAEQGVRADLEAAEAARLAAEAEELERYRSEFFGRLRDLLEGREGVRIEGDRFVFSSEVLFAPASADLSPEGRAQIANVAALLTEVADDIPDSIDWIIRVDGHTDDQPLSGFGEFANNWELSQARALSVVLYMSEDLGIPPRRLAATGFGEYRPINSADTSEARAQNRRIELKLTER; translated from the coding sequence ATGGCCTTTCAAAGACGGGCAGGGACACGGTTCACCGCCTCGATCTGGCCGGGATTTGTGGATGCGATCACCGCCCTTCTGATGGTGATGATCTTCCTGCTGACGATTTTCATGGTTGTGCAATATGTGCTGAATGAAGAGATCAGCACCCAGGATGATGAGCTGAACGCGCTGAACGCGCAGCTGAATGATCTGGCCGATGCGCTTGGGCTGGCGCAGGGCAGCAATGCACGGCTGGAAGACCGGGTATCCACACTCAGCACCGATCTGTCGGAAGCGCAGGCGCAGAGCGATCTGCAGGCCGCGCTGATTGCATCGCTGAATGCCGAAAGTGAGGCACAGGCCGCCCGGATCGCCAGTTTCGAGGAACAGGTTGCCAGCCTGATCGCGGCCAATACGGACCTGACCGATGATCGCGATGCGGCCCGGGCCGAGATCACCGAACGGATCAGCCAGGCCGAAGCGCTGGAACTGGCGCTGGCCACGGCCCGTTCCGAGATTGATGAAGCGGCAGAGGCTGCCCGGCTTGCCGCAGCCTCACGGGAGGCGTTTGAGGCGATGATTGCCGAATTGCAGGCCGAGGCCGCGACGACCGAGGCAAGTCTGGCCCAGACCCTTGCCGCCTTGCAGGCCGAGGAGGCGGAAACCGCCGCGCTGTCTGCGGAGAGGGCGGGGTTGCAAACTGATCTGGACGCGGCGGAAGCGGCGCGGCTGGCTGAGATCGCCGCCGCCGAGGCTCTGCGCGCCCGTCTGGCAGAGGCGGAAACCGCGCTTAGCGATGAAGAAACCGCCCGTCTGGCCGAGGCCGCCGCGGCAGAGGCCCTGCGCGCAAGGCTGGAAAATGCGGATGCGGAACTGACCGCGATGGCGCTGGCGCTGGAAGAACAACGCCGCGAGGCGGAGGACACGCTGACATTGCTGGCCGCCGCAACACAGGCCGAGGATAATCTGGCCGCGCGTCTGGCCGCAGCCCTGGCCGAAGGCAGTGCACAGGGCGATGCGGCAGCCGCGCTTGAGGCCGCGCTGGCCGAGGCCGAGGCGCGGGTGACCAGCCTGCAAGGCGACAGCGAAACCCGGGAAGAGCGTCTTTCAGCCCTTGAGGTGGCCTTGGCAGAAGCGCTGGCCGCGCAGCAACTGGCCGAGGCGGATCTGGACAGCAGTCTGAGCGAGGCCGAAATCCGGGCGGCACTTCTGGCACAGGCCAATCTGGAACTGGAGACGGCCGAGGCCCTGTCTGCCGAAAGCCAGCGTCAGGTTGCGGCGCTGAATGAGCAGGTGGCGGCGCTGAGGGCGCAACTGGGCGGGCTGCAAACCCTGCTGGATGCCTCTGCCGCCCGCGACGCTGAGGCCGAGGTGCAGATTGATGCGCTTGGGGCGCAGTTGAACACCGCGCTTGCGCAACTGGCCGCCGAACAGGGCGTGCGGGCCGATCTTGAGGCGGCGGAAGCTGCGCGGCTGGCCGCCGAGGCCGAAGAACTGGAGCGCTACCGTTCGGAATTTTTCGGGCGTCTGCGGGACCTGCTTGAGGGTCGCGAAGGGGTGCGGATCGAAGGCGACCGGTTTGTGTTCTCCTCCGAGGTTCTGTTCGCGCCCGCCTCTGCCGATCTGTCGCCCGAGGGCCGGGCGCAGATCGCCAATGTGGCGGCGCTGCTGACAGAGGTGGCCGATGACATCCCCGACAGCATCGACTGGATCATTCGCGTTGACGGCCATACCGATGATCAGCCGCTTTCCGGCTTTGGCGAATTTGCCAATAACTGGGAACTGAGCCAGGCGCGCGCCCTGTCGGTTGTGCTGTATATGTCCGAAGACCTGGGCATTCCGCCCCGCCGTCTGGCGGCCACGGGTTTCGGGGAATACCGCCCGATCAACTCTGCGGATACATCAGAGGCCCGCGCCCAGAACCGCCGGATCGAGTTGAAACTGACCGAGCGTTAG
- a CDS encoding biopolymer transporter ExbB, with protein sequence MTSRPDGARAPRFTRPLRQIVLMLIICGLVGFGGVLVFPQVQPVFLANPFLNGTIGLVFVVGVLACFWQVVQLFSSVSWIEGVATARDGHDMDRAPRLLAPLSGVFRGRGARMQLTSSSSRSILDSVGARMEESRDITRYIANLLIFLGLLGTFFGLATTVPAVVETIRSLQPTEGEQGIAVFGRLMDGLEDQLGGMGTAFASSLLGLAGSLVVGLLELFAGHGQNRFYREMEEWLSTITRVGFSSTDGDGGGVDRGAIATVLDHMVDQIDTLQSLFTQSETRRAETETRMVDLSDAITGLADRLGAGPVEATERLAAAQDRLSEVLGATLGEAGMDAESRMRLRSIDVQLLKIFEEMGAGRQDELGALREDLKALTEALRSLTEAAAAPPPGPRRRTRSAPATKE encoded by the coding sequence ATGACGAGCAGACCAGACGGCGCGCGCGCCCCCCGTTTCACCCGCCCCTTGCGACAGATCGTGTTGATGTTGATCATCTGCGGTCTGGTCGGTTTTGGCGGTGTGCTGGTCTTCCCGCAGGTGCAGCCTGTGTTTCTGGCCAATCCGTTCCTGAATGGCACGATCGGTCTGGTGTTTGTGGTTGGCGTGCTGGCCTGTTTCTGGCAGGTGGTGCAGCTGTTTTCCTCGGTCAGCTGGATCGAGGGTGTCGCAACCGCCCGTGATGGTCATGACATGGACCGGGCACCGCGCCTTCTGGCACCGCTGTCGGGTGTGTTCCGGGGCCGGGGCGCGCGGATGCAGCTGACATCCTCCTCCTCCCGCTCGATACTCGATTCCGTTGGCGCGCGGATGGAGGAAAGCCGCGATATCACACGCTATATCGCCAATCTTTTGATTTTCCTTGGCCTTCTGGGCACATTCTTTGGCCTCGCCACGACCGTTCCGGCAGTGGTGGAAACGATCCGCAGCCTGCAACCGACCGAAGGGGAGCAGGGCATCGCCGTCTTTGGCCGGCTGATGGACGGGTTGGAGGACCAGTTGGGCGGCATGGGCACGGCCTTTGCCTCCTCGCTTCTGGGTCTGGCCGGGTCGCTGGTTGTGGGCCTTCTGGAACTTTTCGCCGGGCATGGCCAGAACCGGTTTTATCGCGAGATGGAGGAATGGCTGTCGACCATCACCCGGGTCGGCTTTTCCTCCACCGACGGGGATGGTGGCGGCGTGGACCGGGGGGCGATTGCCACGGTGCTGGATCATATGGTCGATCAGATCGACACGCTGCAAAGCCTGTTCACCCAGTCCGAAACCCGCCGCGCGGAAACCGAAACCCGGATGGTGGACCTGTCTGATGCGATCACGGGGCTGGCTGACCGGCTTGGGGCGGGGCCGGTCGAGGCCACCGAACGTCTGGCCGCCGCACAGGACCGTCTGTCAGAGGTTCTGGGCGCGACCCTGGGGGAGGCCGGGATGGACGCGGAAAGCCGGATGCGCCTGCGTTCGATCGACGTGCAATTGCTGAAGATATTCGAGGAAATGGGTGCCGGACGGCAGGATGAACTGGGCGCCCTGCGGGAGGACCTGAAGGCCCTGACCGAAGCCTTGCGCAGCCTGACTGAGGCTGCCGCGGCACCGCCACCGGGCCCCCGTCGCCGTACCCGTTCGGCCCCTGCCACCAAGGAGTGA
- a CDS encoding gamma-glutamylcyclotransferase, translating into MSDALWVFGYGSLLWRPGFEVAERRLARLHGWHRSFCMSSVHYRGTQTDPGLVLALDAADNACCDGVALRAVPGQEAAVLAYLRERELISSAYLEARLPIRFHGADAGEAEAEALTYVINRDHFQYTGALSLEDQAQIIAYAHGDQGPNADYLYNTAAHLSELDLADADMDWLVVRVRELTNAA; encoded by the coding sequence ATGTCTGATGCGCTTTGGGTCTTTGGTTATGGCTCGCTGCTCTGGCGGCCGGGGTTTGAGGTTGCCGAACGGCGGCTGGCGCGGCTGCATGGCTGGCATCGCAGCTTCTGCATGTCTTCGGTCCATTACCGGGGCACGCAGACCGACCCGGGGCTGGTTCTGGCCCTTGATGCGGCCGATAATGCTTGCTGTGACGGCGTGGCACTGCGTGCTGTGCCCGGGCAGGAAGCGGCGGTGCTGGCCTATCTGCGCGAACGGGAGCTGATTTCCTCGGCCTATCTGGAAGCCCGCCTGCCGATCCGGTTCCATGGCGCAGACGCAGGCGAAGCTGAGGCCGAGGCGCTGACCTATGTGATCAACCGCGATCATTTCCAATATACAGGCGCATTGAGCCTGGAAGATCAGGCGCAGATCATCGCCTATGCCCATGGCGATCAGGGTCCGAATGCCGATTATCTTTACAACACCGCCGCCCATCTGAGCGAACTGGATCTCGCGGATGCGGATATGGACTGGCTGGTGGTCCGGGTTCGTGAATTGACGAATGCGGCCTGA
- a CDS encoding DUF2125 domain-containing protein, whose protein sequence is MKVWLSVFGVIALAWSGIWFAGAYGTKRVMTGWLDARAAEGWLVHYDDLSTTGYPIRFRTVLTGPELADPRTGWAWGAPEMAITQPSYKPQRIEMAWPSTQTLASPFQRLTITNTVMEAVLQVLPGTNLALDQSEMTLTDLAVSSTEGWQMALEAAQFRMSRQAGEDAAYNILFEANALTPPAPWQAALNPAGILPEAMEQMRFEAVMAFDRPWDLSALEQSRPGITRIDLADLSAHWGRLSLRLAGEMEVDADGYPTGEIAVRAQNWREMVEMAVNTGAIPAETRGGVERVLALVAGLSGRDTDIDAPLSFRNQRVFFGPIPVGHAPQLVLR, encoded by the coding sequence ATGAAAGTCTGGCTTTCGGTCTTTGGCGTCATTGCCCTTGCCTGGTCAGGCATCTGGTTTGCAGGGGCCTATGGCACCAAACGGGTGATGACCGGCTGGCTGGACGCCCGCGCCGCAGAGGGCTGGCTGGTACATTATGACGACCTGTCGACCACCGGCTATCCGATCCGGTTTCGCACGGTCCTGACCGGGCCGGAACTGGCCGATCCCCGGACCGGATGGGCGTGGGGCGCACCGGAGATGGCAATCACCCAGCCCAGCTATAAACCGCAGCGGATCGAGATGGCCTGGCCATCCACGCAAACCCTGGCCTCGCCCTTTCAGCGGCTGACCATCACCAACACGGTGATGGAGGCCGTATTGCAGGTGCTGCCCGGCACCAATCTGGCGCTGGACCAGTCAGAGATGACCCTGACCGATCTGGCGGTGTCCAGCACCGAAGGCTGGCAGATGGCGCTGGAGGCCGCGCAGTTTCGCATGAGCCGGCAGGCGGGCGAAGACGCGGCTTATAACATCCTGTTCGAAGCCAATGCGCTGACCCCGCCCGCCCCCTGGCAGGCGGCTCTCAACCCGGCGGGCATTCTGCCCGAGGCGATGGAGCAGATGCGGTTCGAGGCGGTGATGGCGTTTGACCGGCCCTGGGATTTGAGCGCATTGGAACAATCACGCCCCGGCATCACCCGGATTGATCTGGCGGATCTGAGCGCCCATTGGGGCCGCTTGTCGCTGCGCCTGGCCGGAGAGATGGAGGTGGATGCAGACGGCTACCCCACGGGGGAGATTGCCGTGCGCGCCCAGAACTGGCGGGAGATGGTCGAAATGGCGGTGAATACCGGCGCGATCCCGGCGGAAACCCGCGGTGGGGTTGAACGGGTGCTGGCGCTTGTTGCGGGCCTCTCGGGCCGCGACACGGATATCGACGCACCGTTGAGTTTTCGCAATCAGCGAGTGTTTTTCGGCCCGATCCCGGTGGGCCACGCCCCGCAACTGGTATTGCGGTAA
- a CDS encoding extensin-like domain-containing protein yields the protein MAADATPVAGETVQIIQRGGLFGAGRRVVEVRAIPGATRLAVVQSLRPQIRPDGLEQQVRAAATRTTPSRVAQPGRRGALCGSAGIIGERLSPITGRIQGCGIAEPVRVREIDGVTLSQPATINCDAARALQTWLADGAIPAVGRTGGGIASLRVVASYSCRTRNSRRGARLSEHASGNAIDVAAIGLVNGQELTVLTDWGRGRTGRLMQRLHREACGPFGTVLGPNSDRFHRDHFHFDVASYRSGPYCR from the coding sequence GTGGCGGCGGATGCAACACCGGTGGCGGGGGAAACCGTGCAGATCATCCAGCGGGGCGGGCTGTTCGGTGCCGGGCGGCGGGTGGTTGAAGTGCGGGCGATACCGGGCGCCACCCGGCTGGCCGTGGTGCAATCCCTGCGCCCGCAGATCCGCCCTGACGGGTTGGAACAACAGGTGCGTGCGGCCGCAACCCGCACCACGCCAAGCCGTGTGGCACAGCCGGGCCGCCGCGGCGCGCTGTGTGGCAGTGCGGGCATCATTGGCGAACGCCTGTCGCCGATCACAGGGCGCATTCAAGGCTGCGGCATTGCCGAACCGGTGCGCGTGCGCGAGATCGACGGGGTGACGCTGAGCCAGCCTGCAACGATCAATTGCGATGCGGCCCGCGCGCTTCAGACCTGGCTGGCGGACGGGGCCATACCCGCCGTTGGCCGCACCGGGGGCGGTATCGCCTCGCTGCGCGTTGTGGCCTCCTATTCCTGCCGCACCCGCAACAGCCGCCGTGGCGCACGGCTTAGCGAACATGCCAGCGGCAATGCGATTGATGTGGCGGCGATCGGCCTTGTGAATGGTCAGGAACTCACCGTGTTGACCGATTGGGGGCGTGGCCGGACCGGGCGCCTGATGCAACGGCTCCACCGCGAGGCTTGTGGCCCTTTCGGCACGGTTCTGGGCCCCAATTCCGACCGGTTCCACCGGGACCATTTCCATTTCGACGTGGCCAGCTACCGGTCTGGCCCCTATTGCCGCTGA
- a CDS encoding prephenate/arogenate dehydrogenase family protein, which yields MSMIYNKVALIGLGLIAGSMAHAMRRAGLAGEIVGTARSAETRKIAVEIGLCDRVTETAAQAVKEADLVVLCVPVGAMASVAAEIGPHLAPGATVTDVGSVKQDVIAQVAPHLPTGVHFIPGHPLAGTEHSGPHAGFAELFDNRYTLLTPVPGTEPEATSRLGRFWEGCGANVEEMPPDHHDLVLAVTSHTPHLIAYTMVGVADDLRRVTDSEVIKYSAAGFRDFTRIAASDPTMWRDVFLSNKQATLEILGRFTEELFALQRAIRTGDGDHLHDYFTRTRGIRRGIIEAGQDTDAPDFGRGASRQEDGPE from the coding sequence ATGAGCATGATTTACAATAAGGTTGCCCTGATCGGTCTGGGCCTGATTGCGGGCTCAATGGCCCATGCCATGCGCCGCGCCGGGTTGGCAGGTGAGATCGTGGGCACCGCGCGCTCGGCGGAAACCCGGAAGATCGCGGTTGAGATCGGGTTGTGTGACCGGGTCACCGAGACAGCGGCCCAGGCTGTGAAAGAGGCCGATCTTGTGGTTCTGTGCGTGCCCGTGGGCGCAATGGCCAGCGTCGCCGCCGAGATTGGCCCGCATCTGGCCCCGGGGGCAACGGTTACCGATGTGGGATCGGTCAAACAGGATGTGATTGCACAGGTCGCACCCCATCTGCCGACCGGTGTTCACTTCATCCCCGGGCATCCGCTTGCCGGGACCGAGCATTCCGGCCCGCATGCGGGTTTTGCCGAGTTGTTTGACAATCGCTATACGCTTTTGACCCCGGTGCCCGGCACCGAGCCGGAGGCGACTTCCAGACTGGGCCGCTTCTGGGAAGGCTGCGGCGCGAATGTGGAAGAGATGCCGCCCGATCACCATGATCTGGTTCTGGCCGTCACCTCACACACGCCGCATCTGATCGCCTATACGATGGTCGGCGTGGCCGATGACCTGCGCCGGGTCACCGATAGCGAAGTGATCAAATATTCCGCTGCGGGTTTCCGCGATTTTACCCGGATCGCGGCCAGCGACCCGACCATGTGGCGCGATGTGTTCCTGTCGAACAAACAGGCGACGCTGGAGATTCTGGGCCGCTTCACCGAGGAGCTTTTCGCCCTGCAACGGGCGATCCGCACCGGCGATGGGGATCATCTTCACGACTATTTCACCCGCACCCGTGGCATCCGGCGGGGCATTATCGAAGCCGGGCAGGACACCGATGCGCCTGATTTCGGGCGCGGTGCCAGCCGCCAGGAAGATGGGCCGGAATGA